A stretch of bacterium DNA encodes these proteins:
- a CDS encoding phospholipase D-like domain-containing protein, translating to MFKKIQLIILTGALLSFIPCHKHIGANRTESPLLKDYDSISAYFGPKENLSAQLIKLINLSEKNVYGAFYNLELIKVASALIDAKNRGVKVHLVMDKERINSPGSQYALLSKHINIKVAKQPRGLMHNKFCVFDNKIVWTGSYNPTYNGTYYNNNNVVVINSKVLAEDFIEEFRRISGSLDYKDHRRQTTEEKIVAFFSKKDNCKQKIIQLLNNAEVSICFASFIFTDKDIAKVIISKHNKGIKITGVMEKGMDSFWNMFSFFRHVGIDVKWDKNYSHQMHHKIFLIDKRIIITGSFNPTFSAHKLNWENIIVIQDAKLAAQFMDEIKNL from the coding sequence ATGTTCAAAAAAATCCAGCTAATAATCTTAACAGGTGCGCTTTTAAGCTTTATACCCTGTCATAAACATATTGGAGCTAATAGGACTGAAAGCCCTTTACTCAAGGATTATGATTCTATTTCCGCATATTTTGGCCCAAAAGAGAATCTAAGTGCGCAATTAATAAAATTGATAAATCTATCTGAAAAAAATGTCTATGGCGCATTTTATAATTTGGAGCTTATTAAGGTTGCTTCTGCTTTGATAGATGCGAAAAACAGGGGAGTAAAGGTGCATTTAGTGATGGATAAAGAAAGAATAAATAGTCCAGGATCCCAGTATGCACTATTATCCAAACATATTAATATAAAGGTTGCAAAACAGCCGAGAGGCCTTATGCATAATAAATTTTGTGTATTTGATAATAAAATTGTATGGACAGGGTCTTATAACCCTACTTACAATGGCACATATTACAATAACAATAATGTAGTTGTTATAAACTCGAAAGTGCTGGCAGAAGATTTTATAGAGGAATTCCGCAGGATTTCCGGCTCTTTGGATTACAAAGACCACAGACGACAGACCACAGAGGAGAAAATAGTAGCCTTTTTCTCAAAAAAAGATAATTGCAAACAGAAGATAATTCAGCTGCTGAACAATGCTGAGGTGAGTATCTGTTTTGCAAGCTTTATTTTTACAGATAAAGACATAGCAAAAGTTATTATATCCAAACATAACAAAGGCATAAAAATAACAGGTGTGATGGAAAAAGGCATGGATAGTTTCTGGAACATGTTCAGCTTTTTCCGTCATGTAGGCATTGATGTGAAATGGGACAAGAATTATTCTCACCAGATGCATCATAAAATTTTTCTGATAGATAAAAGAATAATAATTACAGGTTCCTTTAATCCGACATTTAGCGCTCATAAACTGAATTGGGAAAATATAATTGTTATACAAGATGCGAAATTAGCCGCACAGTTTATGGATGAGATAAAAAACCTTTGA